A stretch of Drosophila gunungcola strain Sukarami chromosome 3L unlocalized genomic scaffold, Dgunungcola_SK_2 000002F, whole genome shotgun sequence DNA encodes these proteins:
- the LOC128257805 gene encoding nuclear hormone receptor HR78 isoform X2: MDGVKVEAFIKSEESRAMPLLGGGGSSGGTSIAGGGVGLGAGASATLSVELCLVCGDRASGRHYGAISCEGCKGFFKRSIRKQLGYQCRGAMNCEVTKHHRNRCQFCRLQKCLASGMRTVQHERKPIVDRKEGLIAAASGSSTSGGGGSASTYLSGKSGYQQGRGKGHSVKAEAAATPPVHSTPATPFNLNENLFPMGLNFAELTQTLMFATQQQQQQQQQQQQQQGGSYSPDLPKPDPEDDEDDSMDNSSTLCLQLLANSASNNNSQHLNFNAGEAPSTLPTTSTMGLIQTSLDMRVIHKGLQILQPIQNQLERSGNLSVKPECDSEAEDSGTEDAADTELEHMDLDFECGANRSGGGDFVVSEALFEQDLLTDVQCAFHVQPPTLVHSYLNIHYVCETGSRIIFLTIHTLRKVPVFEQLDAHGQVKLLRGAWPALMAVALAQCQGQLSVPTIIGQFIQSTRQLADIDKIEPLKISKMANLTRTLHDFVQELQSLEVTDLEFGLLRLILLFNPSLLQQRKERQLRGYVRRVQLYALSSLRRQGGIGGGEERFNVLVARLLPLSSLEAEAMEELFFANLVGQMQMDALIPFILMTSNTSGL, translated from the exons ATGGACGGCGTTAAGGTTGAGGCGTTCATCAAGAGCGAAG AAAGCCGAGCGATGCCCCTGCTGGGCGGCGGCGGTTCATCCGGAGGCACTTCGATCGCTGGAGGCGGCGTGGGACTGGGAGCGGGAGCCTCTGCCACGCTGAGCGTGGAGCTGTGCCTGGTGTGCGGAGATCGCGCCTCCGGGCGGCACTACGGGGCCATCAGCTGCGAGGGCTGCAAGGGCTTCTTCAAGCGCTCGATCCGCAAGCAGCTGGGCTACCAATGCCGCGGGGCCATGAACTGCGAGGTCACCAAGCACCACCGGAATCGGTGCCAGTTCTGCCGCCTGCAGAAGTGCCTGGCCAGCGGCATGCGAA CTGTGCAGCACGAGAGGAAACCGATTGTGGACAGAAAGGAGGGTCTCATCGCCGCCGCCAGTGGCTCATCCACATCCGGCGGTGGAGGCAGTGCCTCCACCTACCTCTCCGGCAAGTCCGGCTATCAGCAGGGCCGCGGCAAGGGGCACAGTGTCAAGGCCGAGGCCGCGGCCACGCCCCCAGTGCACAGCACGCCAGCAACGCCTTTCAATTTGAACGAGAATCTATTCCCAATGGGACTGAATTTTGCAGAGCTAACGCAGACATTGA TGTTTGCCacccaacagcagcagcagcagcaacaacaacaacaacagcagcagggcGGCAGCTACTCTCCAGATCTTCCAAAGCCAGATCCCGAGGATGACGAGGACGACTCAATGGACAACAGCAGCACGCTGTGCCTGCAGCTGCTGGCCAATAGCGCCAGCAATAACAACTCGCAGCATCTTAACTTCAATGCCGGAGAAGCACCCAGCACACTGCCCACCACCTCGACGATGGGCCTCATCCAGACCTCGCTGGACATGCGGGTCATCCATAAGGGACTGCAGATCCTGCAGCCCATCCAAAATCAACTGGAGAGGAGTGGCAATTTAAGTGTGAAGCCTGAATGCGATTCAGAGGCGGAGGACAGTGGCACCGAAGATGCCGCCGATACCGAACTGGAGCACATGGACCTGGACTTCGAGTGCGGTGCCAATCGAAGTGGGGGCGGCGACTTTGTGGTCAGTGAGGCGCTCTTCGAACAGGATCTTTTGACGGATGTGCAGTGTGCTTTCCATGTTCAGCCACCGACCTTGGTTCATTCGTACTTGAATATTCATTATGTGTGTGAAACGGGCTCGAGGATTATCTTTCTCACGATCCACACCCTTCGGAAGGTTCCCGTTTTCGAGCAACTGGACGCCCATGGCCAAGTGAAGCTCCTGAGGGGAGCCTGGCCAGCTCTGATGGCTGTAGCTTTGGCTCAATGCCAGGGACAGCTGTCGGTGCCGACCATTATTGGGCAATTCATACAGAGCACTCGCCAACTGGCGGACATCGATAAGATCGAACCGCTGAAGATCTCCAAGATGGCCAATCTCACCAGGACCTTGCACGACTTTGTCCAGGAGCTCCAGTCGCTGGAGGTCACGGATCTGGAGTTTGGCCTTCTGCGCCTAATCTTACTCTTCAATCCATCGCTCTTGCAGCAGCGCAAGGAGCGCCAGCTGCGAGGATATGTCCGAAGGGTCCAGCTCTACGCCTTGTCCAGTTTGAGGCGGCAGGGAGGAATCGGAGGAGGGGAGGAGCGCTTCAATGTGCTGGTAGCTCGTCTACTTCCACTGAGCAGCCTGGAGGCGGAGGCCATGGAGGAGCTGTTCTTCGCCAATTTGGTGGGTCAGATGCAGATGGATGCCCTGATTCCGTTTATCCTGATGACCAGCAATACCAGTGGACTGTAG
- the LOC128257805 gene encoding nuclear hormone receptor HR78 isoform X1 — protein sequence MDGVKVEAFIKSEESRAMPLLGGGGSSGGTSIAGGGVGLGAGASATLSVELCLVCGDRASGRHYGAISCEGCKGFFKRSIRKQLGYQCRGAMNCEVTKHHRNRCQFCRLQKCLASGMRSDSVQHERKPIVDRKEGLIAAASGSSTSGGGGSASTYLSGKSGYQQGRGKGHSVKAEAAATPPVHSTPATPFNLNENLFPMGLNFAELTQTLMFATQQQQQQQQQQQQQQGGSYSPDLPKPDPEDDEDDSMDNSSTLCLQLLANSASNNNSQHLNFNAGEAPSTLPTTSTMGLIQTSLDMRVIHKGLQILQPIQNQLERSGNLSVKPECDSEAEDSGTEDAADTELEHMDLDFECGANRSGGGDFVVSEALFEQDLLTDVQCAFHVQPPTLVHSYLNIHYVCETGSRIIFLTIHTLRKVPVFEQLDAHGQVKLLRGAWPALMAVALAQCQGQLSVPTIIGQFIQSTRQLADIDKIEPLKISKMANLTRTLHDFVQELQSLEVTDLEFGLLRLILLFNPSLLQQRKERQLRGYVRRVQLYALSSLRRQGGIGGGEERFNVLVARLLPLSSLEAEAMEELFFANLVGQMQMDALIPFILMTSNTSGL from the exons ATGGACGGCGTTAAGGTTGAGGCGTTCATCAAGAGCGAAG AAAGCCGAGCGATGCCCCTGCTGGGCGGCGGCGGTTCATCCGGAGGCACTTCGATCGCTGGAGGCGGCGTGGGACTGGGAGCGGGAGCCTCTGCCACGCTGAGCGTGGAGCTGTGCCTGGTGTGCGGAGATCGCGCCTCCGGGCGGCACTACGGGGCCATCAGCTGCGAGGGCTGCAAGGGCTTCTTCAAGCGCTCGATCCGCAAGCAGCTGGGCTACCAATGCCGCGGGGCCATGAACTGCGAGGTCACCAAGCACCACCGGAATCGGTGCCAGTTCTGCCGCCTGCAGAAGTGCCTGGCCAGCGGCATGCGAAGTGATT CTGTGCAGCACGAGAGGAAACCGATTGTGGACAGAAAGGAGGGTCTCATCGCCGCCGCCAGTGGCTCATCCACATCCGGCGGTGGAGGCAGTGCCTCCACCTACCTCTCCGGCAAGTCCGGCTATCAGCAGGGCCGCGGCAAGGGGCACAGTGTCAAGGCCGAGGCCGCGGCCACGCCCCCAGTGCACAGCACGCCAGCAACGCCTTTCAATTTGAACGAGAATCTATTCCCAATGGGACTGAATTTTGCAGAGCTAACGCAGACATTGA TGTTTGCCacccaacagcagcagcagcagcaacaacaacaacaacagcagcagggcGGCAGCTACTCTCCAGATCTTCCAAAGCCAGATCCCGAGGATGACGAGGACGACTCAATGGACAACAGCAGCACGCTGTGCCTGCAGCTGCTGGCCAATAGCGCCAGCAATAACAACTCGCAGCATCTTAACTTCAATGCCGGAGAAGCACCCAGCACACTGCCCACCACCTCGACGATGGGCCTCATCCAGACCTCGCTGGACATGCGGGTCATCCATAAGGGACTGCAGATCCTGCAGCCCATCCAAAATCAACTGGAGAGGAGTGGCAATTTAAGTGTGAAGCCTGAATGCGATTCAGAGGCGGAGGACAGTGGCACCGAAGATGCCGCCGATACCGAACTGGAGCACATGGACCTGGACTTCGAGTGCGGTGCCAATCGAAGTGGGGGCGGCGACTTTGTGGTCAGTGAGGCGCTCTTCGAACAGGATCTTTTGACGGATGTGCAGTGTGCTTTCCATGTTCAGCCACCGACCTTGGTTCATTCGTACTTGAATATTCATTATGTGTGTGAAACGGGCTCGAGGATTATCTTTCTCACGATCCACACCCTTCGGAAGGTTCCCGTTTTCGAGCAACTGGACGCCCATGGCCAAGTGAAGCTCCTGAGGGGAGCCTGGCCAGCTCTGATGGCTGTAGCTTTGGCTCAATGCCAGGGACAGCTGTCGGTGCCGACCATTATTGGGCAATTCATACAGAGCACTCGCCAACTGGCGGACATCGATAAGATCGAACCGCTGAAGATCTCCAAGATGGCCAATCTCACCAGGACCTTGCACGACTTTGTCCAGGAGCTCCAGTCGCTGGAGGTCACGGATCTGGAGTTTGGCCTTCTGCGCCTAATCTTACTCTTCAATCCATCGCTCTTGCAGCAGCGCAAGGAGCGCCAGCTGCGAGGATATGTCCGAAGGGTCCAGCTCTACGCCTTGTCCAGTTTGAGGCGGCAGGGAGGAATCGGAGGAGGGGAGGAGCGCTTCAATGTGCTGGTAGCTCGTCTACTTCCACTGAGCAGCCTGGAGGCGGAGGCCATGGAGGAGCTGTTCTTCGCCAATTTGGTGGGTCAGATGCAGATGGATGCCCTGATTCCGTTTATCCTGATGACCAGCAATACCAGTGGACTGTAG
- the LOC128257812 gene encoding protein PBDC1 — MEMMQGASLLSRPADEFGNDSLVEEMWASKALEHAEVHFNLITSVHPSQVKLTPYDDQIYATFRQDFPDLEVGRLSDDILKSAVEKLKWRQFAEKFNKMDDYSYGTLMRADASKEFSPDNSIFVFRVQFLAIEIARNREGLNDEVHAKHRPARKIPEEAQ, encoded by the exons atggaaatgatg CAAGGAGCATCGCTGCTGTCGCGGCCAGCAGATGAATTCGGCAACGACTCGCTGGTCGAGGAAATGTGGGCATCCAAAGCTCTGGAACACGCAGAGGTTCACTTCAAT CTCATCACCAGCGTCCATCCCTCCCAGGTGAAACTAACGCCCTACGACGACCAGATATATGCCACCTTCCGGCAGGATTTCCCCGATCTCGAGGTGGGCCGGCTCTCCGATGACATACTCAAATCCGCCGTGGAGAAGCTCAAGTGGCGGCAGTTCGCCGAAAAGTTCAACAAGATGGACGACTACTCGTACGGCACCCTGATGCGCGCCGATGCCAGCAAGGAATTCTCCCCGGACAACTCGATCTTTGTGTTCCGCGTCCAGTTTCTGGCCATTGAGATTGCCCGGAATCGGGAGGGTCTCAATGACGAGGTCCACGCAAAGCACAGGCCAGCCAGAAAGATCCCGGAGGAGGCCCAGTAG
- the LOC128257810 gene encoding uncharacterized protein LOC128257810, translated as MFESISFLFLFALAFVAWVLLCFHEFQIQSRGSSDYRVELYTEYPRITFESNLYHMPSEQEQNPSGGAFDFAKSFGVIFALTFGLSKLLQLAEMQAKSYFKCRKELGAADMCHQNEPNPFEPLMDHSEDLKEQLSILQTQCLEMRDLLQDLRNSSSSSSYGSAQSGNEVAQPQTHPSEESMVVWQGTDSVGKTVSQSSPSWLATSQQPSQNVYITNSHIHFNGRVYLTEIHVNVDLCRQSSDHARKQSVFLQGMGNYIREPKERPIIAGMRCNNILM; from the exons ATGTTCGAAAGCATAAGTTTTCTCTTCCTGTTTGCCCTGGCCTTCGTTGCTTGGGTCCTGCTCTGCTTCCACGAGTTCCAAATCCAGTCGCGGGGCTCCTCCGATTACCGAGTGGAACTCTATACAG AATACCCCAGGATTACTTTTGAGTCGAACCTGTACCACATGCCAtcggagcaggagcagaatCCCTCGGGCGGTGCATTCGACTTCGCAAAGAGCTTCGGGGTGATCTTTGCCCTGACTTTTGGCCTGTCCAAGCTTCTCCAACTGGCGGAGATGCAGGCCAAGAGCTATTTCAAGTGTCGCAAGGAGCTCGGCGCTGCGGACATGTGTCACCAGAATGAACCGAATCCATTCGAGCCATTGATGGACCACAGTGAGGATCTGAAGGAGCAGCTGAGTATCCTGCAAACGCAGTGCCTGGAAATGCGCGATCTTTTGCAAGATCTGCGGAACAGCAGCAGTTCCAGTAGCTATGGCAGTGCCCAATCCGGAAATGAAGTGGCTCAACCTCAAACCCATCCCTCCGAGGAATCAATGGTGGTGTGGCAGGGAACAGACTCCGTGGGCAAAACAGTTTCCCAATCGTCACCGTCTTGGTTGGCCACTTCGCAGCAGCCCAGCCAGAATGTCTACATCACCAACAGCCACATCCACTTCAACGGACGCGTCTACCTCACGGAGATCCACGTCAATGTCGACCTTTGCCGGCAGTCATCAGATCACGCCCGAAAACAGAGCGTGTTCCTCCAAGGAATGGGCAACTACATCAGGGAACCCAAGGAGCGACCCATTATAGCGGGCATGCGATGTAACAACATCCTCATGTGA
- the LOC128257807 gene encoding zinc finger protein 883-like — MASSICRVCLVNLENMVNIFDTTHESGISIALMISRCTEYKVEKGDQFPKTICASCLQDAHNAFEIIETYERSHQFFSFFKDVREEECEDAGSNCSEEGTNEEESSNGDNGTQNASSGRKSKRTNRLDSQSITEGTEDELENTDDDFDDDDSNHDKDYEPGLDESNNKSNDKCPHKCSNCPKAFLTKAGLKRHFLTHKGERPFKCSQCPKAFIYSSGLERHLLGHTGEKAFACSQCSKRFQTTKKLTTHMRTHTGERPFKCSHCSNSYFHSSSLQIHLRAHTGERPFKCPHCPGAFARDSYLRVHLRIHTGDRPYKCAHCPKTFIQYTGLQGHLSAHTGERPFKCSQCSKAFSILPNLKRHMLTHTGKKPFKCSHCSKAFGQKSTLKIHLRCHSEEKLFKCSHCQKTFKTKSILRIHLKTHTGERPFKCSQCSKAFAFHPNLKRHMLTHTGKKPFECSQCSQTFARNFTLQNHLRTHTGERPFKCSKCTSTFASNSVLYEHLRTHTGVKKFKCSHCPKAFTQNSNLWMHLRMHKNERSFKCSQCSKSFLTKHHLQRHLATHDSATVPSK, encoded by the coding sequence ATGGCGTCGTCAATATGTCGAGTGTGCCTAGTGAACCTCGAAAACATGGTGAATATATTCGATACGACACATGAATCGGGCATTTCCATTGCGCTCATGATTTCTCGGTGCACCGAATACAAAGTCGAGAAAGGCGatcaatttcccaaaaccATTTGCGCGTCCTGTTTGCAGGATGCGCACAACGCCTTTGAGATTATAGAAACGTACGAGAGGAGCCACCAGTTCTTCAGTTTCTTCAAGGATGTACGGGAGGAGGAATGCGAAGATGCAGGATCCAATTGCTCCGAGGAAGGTACGAACGAAGAAGAGAGTTCAAATGGAGACAATGGAACCCAGAACGCATCAAGTGGACGCAAGAGTAAAAGAACAAATCGATTAGATTCGCAATCTATAACTGAGGGGACGGAAGATGAACTAGAAAACACGGATGATGActttgatgatgatgattctAACCATGATAAAGACTATGAGCCTGGCTTGGATGAGTCTAATAATAAGTCCAACGACAAATGCCCGCATAAGTGCTCCAACTGTCCGAAGGCTTTTTTAACGAAAGCAGGACTAAAAAGACACTTTCTAACCCACAAAGGAGAACGGCCCTTCAAGTGTTCCCAATGCCCTAAGGCTTTCATTTATTCTTCAGGACTTGAACGTCATCTGCTGGGACATACAGGAGAAAAAGCGTTCGCGTGTTCCCAATGCTCGAAGAGATTTCAAACtacaaaaaaacttacaaCACACATGCGAACGCACACAGGAGAACGACCGTTCAAGTGTTCTCACTGCTCAAATTCGTATTTCCATAGTTCAAGTCTTCAGATTCACTTGCGAGCCCATACAGGAGAACGACCATTTAAGTGTCCCCATTGCCCAGGGGCTTTTGCTCGGGATTCGTATCTTCGAGTGCACTTGCGAATTCACACAGGAGATCGACCTTACAAGTGTGCCCATTGCCCAAAGACATTCATTCAGTATACTGGTCTTCAAGGACACTTGAGCGCCCACACGGGAGAACGACCCTTTAAGTGTTCCCAATGCTCAAAGGCTTTTTCAATTCTTCCAAATCTAAAGCGACACATGCTAACgcacacaggaaaaaaaccatttaagtGTTCCCATTGCTCAAAGGCTTTCGGCCAGAAGTCCACTCTTAAGATCCACTTGCGATGCCACTCAGAGGAAAAACTTTTCAAGTGTTCCCACTgccaaaaaacttttaagacgAAATCAATTCTTCGCATACATTTGAAAACCCACACAGGAGAACGACCTTTCAAGTGTTCCCAATGCTCGAAGGCTTTTGCATTCCATCCAAATCTTAAGCGACACATGCTAACgcacacaggaaaaaaacCATTTGAGTGTTCCCAATGCTCACAGACTTTTGCACGGAATTTCACCCTTCAGAATCACTTGCGAACCCACACGGGAGAAAGACCATTCAAATGTTCAAAATGCACAAGTACTTTTGCCTCGAATTCAGTTCTTTACGAACACTTGCGAACCCACACCGGAGTAAAAAAATTCAAGTGTTCCCATTGCCCAAAAGCCTTCACACAGAACTCAAATCTTTGGATGCACTTGCGAATGCACAAAAACGAACGGTCATTTAAGTGTTCCCAATGTTCTAAGAGCTTCCTAACTAAACATCATCTTCAGCGACACCTCGCAACACATGATTCTGCAACTGTTCCTAGTAAATGA
- the LOC128257809 gene encoding zinc finger protein 239-like — MASSICRVCLVSFKNMVNIFDTTHESDISIAHMISRCTDYKVEKEDQFPKTICKSCLQDAHNAFEIIGTYERSHQFFSFFKDVREEECDDAGSNCSEEATNNGTQNASSGRKSKRTNRSDSQSMTEGTEDELEKTDDDIDDDDSNHDKDYEAGLDKSNNKPNDKSPHQCSNCPKAFPTKARLERHFLTHKGERPFKCSQCSKAFKESSGLRRHRLVHTGERSFACSKCSKRFKTNQNLTVHMLTHTRERPFKCSQCSKSFGLLPNLKQHMLTHSGKKSFGCSHCSQTFARNFTLQNHLRTHTGERPFKCSKCISTFSSYSVLYLHLQTHTGEKKYKCSHCSKAFTQNSSLWMHLRAHTKERFKCSQCSKSFKTYYFLKRHLLTHSKE; from the coding sequence ATGGCGTCGTCAATATGTCGAGTGTGCCTAGTGAGCTTCAAAAACATGGTGAATATATTCGATACGACGCATGAATCGGACATTTCCATTGCGCATATGATTTCTCGGTGCACCGACTACAAAGTCGAGAAAGAGGatcaatttcccaaaaccATTTGCAAGTCCTGTTTGCAGGATGCGCACAACGCATTCGAGATAATAGGGACGTACGAGAGGAGCCACCAGTTCTTCAGTTTCTTCAAGGATGTACGGGAGGAGGAATGCGATGATGCAGGATCCAATTGCTCTGAGGAAGCTACAAACAATGGAACCCAGAACGCATCAAGTGGACGCAAGAGTAAACGAACAAATCGATCAGATTCGCAATCTATGACTGAGGGGACGGAAGATGAACTAGAAAAGACGGATGATGAcattgatgatgatgattctAACCATGATAAAGACTATGAGGCTGGCTTGGATAAGTCTAATAATAAGCCCAACGATAAAAGTCCGCATCAGTGCTCCAATTGTCCGAAGGCTTTTCCAACGAAAGCAAGACTAGAAAGACACTTTCTAACCCACAAAGGAGAACGGCCCTTCAAGTGTTCCCAATGCTCTAAGGCTTTCAAAGAGTCTTCAGGACTTAGGCGACACCGGCTGGTACACACAGGAGAAAGATCGTTTGCGTGTTCAAAATGCTCGAAGAGATTTAAAACTAATCAAAATCTTACGGTACACATGCTTACTCACACAAGAGAACGACCGTTCAAGTGTTCCCAATGCTCGAAGTCTTTTGGATTGCTTCCAAATCTTAAGCAACACATGCTAACGCACTCAGGAAAAAAATCGTTTGGGTGTTCCCACTGCTCACAGACTTTTGCACGGAATTTCACCCTTCAGAATCACTTGCGAACCCACACGGGGGAAAGACCatttaaatgttcaaaatgCATAAGTACCTTTTCCTCATATTCAGTTCTTTACTTACACTTGCAAACTCACAccggagaaaaaaaatataagtgtTCCCATTGCTCAAAAGCCTTCACACAGAACTCAAGTCTTTGGATGCACTTGCGAGCGCACACAAAAGAACGATTTAAGTGTTCCCAATGTTCGAAGAGCTtcaaaacttattattttcttaagcGACACCTTTTAACACATTCGAAAGAATGA